From the Harpia harpyja isolate bHarHar1 chromosome 16, bHarHar1 primary haplotype, whole genome shotgun sequence genome, one window contains:
- the EDN2 gene encoding endothelin-2 → MPSPPAGAVLLALALCALLEDGTGHPPLESHLAAHPRTKRCSCNSWLDKECIYFCHLDIIWVNTPGHTAPYGLGSPPRRRKRSLSRCECSHSRDNICATFCQAEPGYLQSLKLPVSSGASMKSPQSGGMRPSHHGLLRALRDLAVSSLRFSKHQHRSRRNAQPTVLPWKKNIWKKKR, encoded by the exons ATGCCTAgcccccccgccggcgccgtgCTGCTGGCGCTCGCCCTCTGCGCCCTCCTGGAAGATG GTACGGGCCATCCTCCGCTGGAGTCCCACCTGGCCGCGCACCCGAGGACCAAGCGATGTTCCTGCAACAGCTGGCTGGATAAGGAATGCATTTACTTCTGTCACCTGGATATCATCTGGGTCAACACACCTGG acaCACCGCTCCCTATGGCTTGGGAAGCCCGCCAAGGCGGCGCAAGAGATCGCTCAGCAGGTGCGAATGCTCGCACTCGAGGGACAACATCTGTGCCACCTTCTGCCAAGCAGAGCCTGG GTATCTCCAGAGTCTGAAGCTCCCAGTGAGCTCTGGAGCATCAATGAAATCTCCGCAGAGCGGTGGCATGAGGCCTTCCCATCATGGCCTGCTGAGAGCTCTCAG GGATCTTGCCGTCTCCAGTCTGCGGTTCAGCAAACATCAGCACCGTTCTCGGAGGAATGCACAGCCAACAGTTTTGCcttggaagaaaaacatctggAAGAAGAAGAGATAA